The following proteins are encoded in a genomic region of [Eubacterium] hominis:
- a CDS encoding PRD domain-containing protein, producing the protein MYTYKKRLNNNVVVALDEQGQEQILTGRGIGFQVEAGTPVDDQKIEKVFTLKDTTANKRLQELFQTIPVEHVEIAEEIISYAKIHIDNPLNENVIVSLCDHIYMAVERKKQDIEVKNVMLWDIQKFYRDEYQVGKYAVKLIEERFHVQLNDDEAGFIALHIVNAQLDMHTKSVKEITKVMQEIETIVRMTFSIELDEDSVYYYRFITHLKFFAQRLFSGKSYEGQDVDNMLELVQSKYPKACVCVQKIAHFLKQKYGYTLSDEEILYLSIHISRIVQVSK; encoded by the coding sequence ATGTATACATATAAAAAACGTCTAAATAACAATGTAGTAGTTGCATTAGATGAACAGGGACAGGAACAAATCTTAACCGGCAGAGGGATTGGCTTTCAGGTAGAAGCAGGAACACCTGTAGATGATCAAAAGATAGAAAAAGTCTTTACTCTAAAGGATACCACAGCAAACAAACGCTTACAGGAGCTGTTTCAAACCATACCTGTGGAGCATGTGGAAATCGCAGAAGAAATTATATCTTATGCGAAAATTCACATTGATAATCCATTAAATGAGAATGTCATCGTTTCCTTATGTGATCATATTTATATGGCAGTAGAACGTAAGAAACAGGATATTGAAGTAAAGAATGTTATGCTTTGGGATATTCAAAAGTTTTACCGTGATGAATATCAAGTAGGAAAATACGCTGTCAAATTGATTGAAGAACGCTTTCATGTTCAATTAAATGATGATGAAGCAGGCTTTATCGCATTGCATATTGTGAATGCACAATTGGATATGCATACTAAATCCGTAAAAGAAATTACAAAAGTCATGCAGGAAATTGAAACCATCGTGCGTATGACATTTTCTATTGAATTAGATGAAGATTCCGTCTACTATTATCGCTTTATCACCCATTTGAAATTCTTTGCACAGCGCTTGTTTTCGGGAAAAAGCTATGAAGGACAGGATGTGGACAACATGTTGGAGCTTGTCCAAAGCAAGTATCCCAAAGCATGTGTCTGTGTACAGAAAATTGCTCATTTCCTAAAACAAAAATATGGCTATACATTAAGTGATGAAGAAATTCTGTATTTAAGCATTCACATCTCACGTATTGTGCAGGTATCAAAGTAG